Within the Pseudomonas orientalis genome, the region GTCTCTCACCTCTGGCGCAACAGCTGCCCAATCTGTGGTGGAAAAGGCAGCAACCCAAGACATCCGTGTCTTGGCAGCGCGATAAAGGGAGGTGGTTTGCATGTGGTGTGCCCTCCTACCTTCGTCGCGACCCGACAGCACTGTGGTGGTGTGTGCCGGGAGGAACTGGGCGGCCCTAGGGTCGCCTTTTTTCTTAGCGCTCTATGCCGCCTGTGCCGAAACACCTTGAACCGGCACTGGAAAAATATCTGGCAAATCAGGTCTCAATTCATGAGGCAAAAGTCCCCATGCCAAAGCTTTCGCAAGGGGACGAACCTGAGTAACAGGAACCCCTCTATGTCGCCAATTGAAAAAGCGCTGAGGGCTTACATCGCATTCTCGTGCGAGTTGCGAGGGGCTTTTACCGGCCCGCTCAGCGACCAGCACTATCAAATCGAACACCTGGTCAGGCGTAGTCATGACATCACCTTATGAAAACAAAACGAATGACAAGACCAAACAATACGTTTGTTATCATTTTTGTGCAAGGGCTGTAACATTCTGTTTATGAACAAACAACCACAACGCCTAAAAGGCCAGCGCTTTCGTCAAGCCCTGGAAGACTCCGGACTCTCTGGCGCGGAACTCGCCCGGCTGCTTGATCTGGAAAACGATCAGAACGTCACCAACTGGAAGGCGAGAGGTGTCCCTGCCTATATGGCAGGCCAAGTCGCTATGACTTTGGTAGTGGAACGCGATTGGCTTGAGGGGAAAGATGTCCCTATGCGGACCCCGAATACTGCACGAGGGAAAGCGCCACAAGCGGCTAATGACTCCCCCCTGTATGTCCTTGAACCCATGGCCCCGTGGGATTCAAGCACCCCACTTGAAGAGGATGAGGTTGAGTTGAGGCTATACAAGGAAGTCGAACTCTCGTCGGGACCAGGAAAGGTTGCGCGCACTGAGGTTCAAGAGATTACTGGACCAAAACTGCGATTTTCGAGGGCAACCATGAGAAGTTGTGGCGTTGATCCTTCGAACGCGGTGTTTGCCACAAATAGCGGCAACAGCAACCATCCACTGATTCTTTCTGGTGCCACTGTCGGTATCGATAAGGGAATGACCAGAATAATTGATGGAGAAATATACGCGATAGATCACGATGGACACTTCCGCATCAAATTTCTTCAGCGCACCCCTAATGGGGTAAAAATGAGGAGTTTCAATTCCGACGAGTACGCTGACGAAGACTACGATTTTGATCAAATAATGGCTCAACGCGTTGTGATTTTGGGCCGGATTTTCTGGTGGTCATCGATACGGCCACTGAAAGGCCCCTCTCTCATCTGAAACCAAACAAAATGTTTTGACCAAAAAACAAACATATTGTTTACTTGCCTCACTCTTCCACCACAGAGCGAGGCAATACCATGCACACCACTGCCACCCTGCACGTCCACCCGGCCGCTGCTAACCCCTCCCGCATCTTCGAAATCCGCCGCCTGGCACAACACTGCGGCTGCGCTTTCTTCGCTTCCAAACCCAAGCTGAAACAGCGCTCCGCGACTGTGCCATTCGATCCAAATGGCGGAGGGCACGCGGCATGAAGAAGTACAAACTCGACAACCGCACCCTGACACTGCTCAAGGCTCAGGTCTGTCTGACCGAAACCTTCAACCACCATCTGCGCGCCGAAACGCAACGCGACGTCATGGCCTTCCGACTGCAGGTCGAACGCCGAAAAATAGACACGCATTTCACCGTTGAGCTGGGCAGCGAACGCCACACACTGACCTTGACCAACAGCAAGAAGATGCACCTCAAGCTTGCTGACTTCATTGAGGAGATCGTCAACGGGCCAACCACTTCCGTCGATCCTTCGTCTCCGCCGCACGCTGATCGCCGTTATGGCCTATTCCAGACTGAACACAAGCAGCAGGTATTCGAGCTGATCCGCACCGGCGGCGCACTCAGTCTCGATATGAGTTTTGAGCTGCCGATCAACTTGGCAATCCAC harbors:
- a CDS encoding YdaS family helix-turn-helix protein encodes the protein MTTPDQVFDLIVLVAERAGKSPSQLARECDVSPQRFFNWRHRGVPVTQVRPLAKALAWGLLPHELRPDLPDIFPVPVQGVSAQAA
- a CDS encoding S24 family peptidase translates to MNKQPQRLKGQRFRQALEDSGLSGAELARLLDLENDQNVTNWKARGVPAYMAGQVAMTLVVERDWLEGKDVPMRTPNTARGKAPQAANDSPLYVLEPMAPWDSSTPLEEDEVELRLYKEVELSSGPGKVARTEVQEITGPKLRFSRATMRSCGVDPSNAVFATNSGNSNHPLILSGATVGIDKGMTRIIDGEIYAIDHDGHFRIKFLQRTPNGVKMRSFNSDEYADEDYDFDQIMAQRVVILGRIFWWSSIRPLKGPSLI